One genomic segment of Paraburkholderia phymatum STM815 includes these proteins:
- the motB gene encoding flagellar motor protein MotB encodes MAQRRPRGEEASAKAAPVIVRRSKKGDGHGGHHGGAWKIAYADFVTAMMAFFLLMWLLGSTSKYDKQGIEDYFNTPLSSLLGGNEGTAAARPNVIQGGGRDISDTRPGDGKTMQQEPAKPTLTQITTVPNDTARLEQLKSKLSALIEDTPALKAFKDQIRISITNEGLRIEIVDTLKRPMFATGSSKLQSYAVEILTRIGAALNDVDNRISIAGHTDAVTYANGPAGYSNWELSSERANAARRALVAGGMREDKLLQVRGLADVLPLNANVADEPTNRRISVLVLNKAAEQAFFRDGGRTPIDEALPASEAIPGAVSKIKVSTRSAY; translated from the coding sequence ATGGCTCAAAGACGACCCCGCGGCGAAGAGGCGAGCGCGAAAGCCGCGCCTGTCATCGTGCGCCGCTCGAAGAAGGGCGACGGACACGGCGGGCATCACGGCGGCGCGTGGAAGATCGCCTACGCGGACTTCGTGACCGCGATGATGGCGTTCTTCCTGCTGATGTGGCTGCTCGGCTCGACGTCGAAGTACGACAAACAGGGCATCGAGGATTACTTCAACACGCCGCTGTCGAGCCTGCTAGGCGGCAACGAGGGCACGGCGGCCGCGCGTCCGAACGTGATCCAGGGCGGCGGCCGCGACATCTCCGACACACGTCCCGGCGATGGCAAGACGATGCAGCAGGAGCCCGCAAAGCCGACGCTCACGCAGATAACGACCGTCCCCAACGACACGGCGCGTCTCGAACAGCTGAAGTCGAAGCTGTCGGCGCTGATCGAGGACACGCCCGCGCTGAAGGCGTTCAAGGATCAGATCCGCATCTCGATCACGAACGAGGGATTGCGCATCGAAATCGTCGATACGCTGAAGCGCCCGATGTTTGCGACGGGGAGCTCGAAACTGCAGAGCTACGCGGTCGAGATCCTCACGCGGATCGGCGCGGCACTAAACGATGTCGACAACCGCATTTCGATTGCGGGCCACACGGACGCCGTGACCTACGCGAACGGTCCGGCGGGCTACTCGAACTGGGAGCTGTCGTCGGAACGCGCGAACGCGGCGCGGCGCGCGCTGGTCGCGGGCGGCATGCGCGAAGACAAGCTGTTGCAGGTGCGCGGTCTCGCGGACGTGCTGCCGCTCAATGCGAACGTCGCCGACGAGCCGACCAACCGCCGCATCAGCGTGCTCGTGCTGAACAAAGCCGCCGAGCAGGCGTTCTTCCGCGACGGCGGGCGCACGCCGATCGACGAAGCGCTGCCGGCCAGCGAAGCGATTCCAGGTGCGGTGTCGAAAATAAAGGTAAGCACGCGCAGCGCATACTGA
- the motA gene encoding flagellar motor stator protein MotA has product MFVAIGWLLVVGSVIGSFVGVGGHLPALVQPFELLCIFGAAIGAFVVSNPVSVLKKTIKALPGCFKGGAYSKEIYLELIALLYELLQKARKEGMMALEADVNAPEESALFQKYSHVLKDHHLLDFIVDYLRMMSTGNVNVLEMQDLMDEELETHHAESSVPANAIQKMADGLPAFGIVAAVMGVVHTMGSVGAPPAVLGEMIAGALVGTFLGILLAYGFIGPVADLLNAKGRAEAKPYQCVKAVLLASLSGYAPPVAVEFGRKVLFTADRPSFQELDDAVRATKMPKSA; this is encoded by the coding sequence ATGTTTGTTGCTATTGGTTGGCTGCTAGTTGTCGGCTCGGTGATCGGGAGCTTCGTGGGAGTGGGCGGCCATCTGCCCGCGCTGGTGCAGCCGTTCGAACTGCTGTGTATTTTCGGCGCGGCGATCGGCGCGTTCGTCGTCAGTAATCCCGTGTCGGTGCTCAAGAAAACCATCAAGGCTTTGCCTGGATGCTTCAAGGGCGGTGCCTATTCGAAAGAGATTTATCTGGAACTGATCGCGCTGCTTTATGAGCTGCTTCAAAAAGCGCGCAAGGAAGGCATGATGGCGCTTGAAGCCGATGTCAATGCACCTGAAGAAAGCGCGCTTTTTCAGAAGTATTCGCACGTTTTGAAAGACCATCATCTGCTCGATTTCATCGTCGATTATCTGCGGATGATGTCGACGGGCAACGTCAACGTGCTCGAAATGCAGGACCTGATGGACGAAGAGCTGGAGACGCATCACGCGGAATCGTCGGTGCCTGCGAACGCGATCCAGAAGATGGCTGACGGCCTGCCCGCATTCGGCATCGTCGCGGCCGTGATGGGCGTGGTGCACACAATGGGCTCGGTCGGCGCACCGCCCGCCGTGCTCGGCGAGATGATCGCGGGCGCGCTGGTCGGTACGTTCCTCGGCATTCTGCTCGCGTATGGCTTCATCGGCCCCGTCGCCGATCTGCTGAACGCAAAGGGCCGCGCCGAGGCCAAGCCGTATCAATGTGTGAAGGCCGTGCTGCTCGCGTCGCTGTCCGGCTATGCGCCGCCCGTCGCCGTCGAATTCGGTCGCAAGGTGCTGTTTACGGCAGACCGTCCGAGCTTCCAGGAGCTGGACGACGCCGTGCGCGCAACCAAGATGCCGAAGTCGGCCTGA
- a CDS encoding DUF2242 domain-containing protein: protein MFSRFPRAALALTLPVLAALGACSTPPKAKLQEDFFSSGASPYTRTFQVTSTEACEGARRALLSQGYMTTLVRPDTVDASKNFQPASDSHFTVEFHIVCTAGDDATNSSIVYANAVQSGYALKKSDTSASVGLSVLGSLSLPIRQNSDAMVKISSETIQSAKFYDGFFALIGHYLENVVRSAPVPGNTVEATQLPAPAPTPALVVTPMPGASGGHVAPVIMPAPSAQPAAPVASASATPVASARPAQESTAHDPAALLDSTPAIAASPASAAAVSQ, encoded by the coding sequence ATGTTCAGCCGCTTTCCCCGTGCCGCTCTCGCATTGACCCTGCCCGTGCTTGCCGCGCTTGGCGCGTGCTCCACGCCGCCGAAGGCGAAACTGCAGGAAGACTTCTTCAGCAGCGGCGCGAGTCCGTACACGCGCACATTCCAGGTGACGAGCACGGAAGCCTGCGAAGGGGCGCGCCGCGCGCTGCTGAGCCAGGGCTACATGACGACGCTGGTGCGCCCGGATACCGTCGATGCCAGCAAGAACTTCCAGCCCGCCAGCGACTCGCACTTCACCGTCGAATTCCACATCGTCTGCACGGCAGGCGACGACGCGACCAATAGCAGCATCGTCTACGCGAACGCGGTGCAAAGCGGTTACGCGCTCAAGAAAAGCGATACGTCGGCGAGCGTCGGGCTGAGCGTGCTCGGCTCGCTGTCGCTGCCGATCCGCCAGAACAGCGACGCGATGGTGAAGATTTCAAGCGAAACCATCCAGTCGGCCAAGTTCTACGACGGCTTCTTTGCGCTGATCGGCCATTACCTCGAGAACGTGGTGCGTAGCGCGCCCGTGCCGGGCAATACCGTCGAGGCAACACAACTGCCCGCGCCTGCTCCCACCCCTGCGCTGGTTGTCACGCCCATGCCCGGCGCCTCGGGCGGCCACGTGGCGCCCGTCATCATGCCAGCCCCGTCGGCCCAGCCGGCTGCGCCCGTGGCTTCCGCATCGGCGACGCCAGTGGCTTCGGCCAGACCCGCGCAAGAATCAACCGCCCACGACCCAGCCGCCCTGCTCGACAGCACGCCCGCCATCGCCGCATCGCCTGCTTCCGCCGCCGCCGTGTCGCAGTGA
- a CDS encoding hybrid sensor histidine kinase/response regulator, with product MTNSPVNILIVDDIAHNITALEALLARPGVELLVANSGTAALDLLLKHEAALAILDVNMPGMNGFELASLMRGSPRTSHVPIIFLTATAEDASRTFRGYEAGAVDFLHKPFDPRILQSKVDVFVQLEQHKRQLAEQLLATRQLLEANEMLMAVLGHDLRTPLGTVLASAEYLVRNAPDEQSGAVAGRIRNSSLRMSRMVHQLLNLARLQGGRMQLQPRPSELATLCRGVIEEFAAHERASQIVFTSRGNTTGNWDTDLLWQAISNLISNALHHGERDSPITVDVNAEESNRLRLTVSNRGAIPAAILPHLFEPFGSANAGERSREGLGLGLHIVHKIVHMHGGKVTGASDEIFGTVFTVELPRTAQSWVS from the coding sequence ATGACGAATTCGCCCGTCAACATTCTGATCGTCGACGATATCGCGCATAACATCACGGCACTCGAAGCGCTGCTGGCGCGGCCCGGCGTCGAACTGCTGGTCGCGAACTCGGGGACGGCCGCGCTCGACCTGCTGCTCAAGCATGAAGCCGCGCTCGCGATACTCGACGTCAACATGCCCGGCATGAACGGCTTCGAACTCGCGTCGCTGATGCGCGGCAGCCCGCGCACGTCGCACGTGCCCATCATCTTTCTGACGGCCACCGCGGAAGATGCGTCGCGCACGTTTCGCGGCTACGAAGCGGGCGCGGTCGACTTTTTGCACAAGCCATTCGACCCGCGCATCCTGCAATCGAAGGTCGACGTGTTCGTGCAACTGGAACAGCACAAGCGGCAGCTCGCCGAACAGCTGCTGGCCACGCGCCAGCTGCTCGAAGCAAACGAAATGCTGATGGCCGTGCTCGGCCACGATCTGCGCACGCCGCTTGGCACGGTGCTCGCGTCGGCGGAATACCTGGTGCGCAATGCGCCTGACGAGCAATCCGGAGCAGTCGCGGGCCGCATCAGGAACAGTTCGCTGCGCATGTCGCGCATGGTGCATCAACTGCTCAATCTCGCGCGGCTGCAAGGCGGCCGCATGCAGTTGCAGCCGCGCCCGAGCGAACTCGCGACGCTGTGCCGCGGCGTGATCGAAGAGTTCGCGGCGCACGAGCGCGCCAGCCAGATCGTCTTTACCTCGCGCGGCAACACGACGGGCAACTGGGACACAGATCTGCTGTGGCAGGCCATTTCGAATCTGATCAGCAACGCGCTGCATCACGGCGAGCGCGACAGCCCGATCACTGTCGACGTCAACGCGGAGGAATCGAACCGGCTAAGATTAACCGTTAGCAATCGCGGCGCGATTCCGGCTGCGATACTGCCGCATCTGTTCGAGCCGTTCGGATCCGCCAACGCGGGCGAACGGTCGCGCGAAGGACTCGGGCTCGGGTTGCACATCGTGCACAAAATCGTGCACATGCACGGCGGCAAGGTGACGGGCGCGTCGGACGAGATCTTCGGCACCGTGTTTACCGTCGAGCTGCCGCGCACGGCGCAAAGCTGGGTGAGCTGA
- a CDS encoding chemotaxis protein CheB, with protein sequence METRVFEAIAIGASAGGIDVLNVLLPALPAAFGIAVLIVTHVPPDAPSCLAETLGYRCALPVVEPDAGEPVLPGRVHIAPPGYHMLIDDDRTIALSIDSSVHYSRPSIDVLFESAAHVYRERLLGVLLSGANDDGAQGLQVIRAMGGLAWVQDPQTAVSPTMPRAAIALGAADEVLSPTLMARRLAGLPPDTRTMT encoded by the coding sequence ATGGAAACACGCGTGTTCGAGGCAATCGCAATAGGAGCGTCGGCGGGCGGCATCGATGTGCTGAACGTGCTGCTGCCTGCGTTGCCCGCAGCGTTCGGTATCGCCGTGCTGATCGTCACGCACGTCCCGCCCGATGCGCCCAGTTGCCTCGCCGAAACACTCGGCTATCGATGCGCGCTCCCCGTCGTCGAACCGGATGCGGGCGAGCCCGTGTTGCCCGGCCGCGTGCATATCGCGCCGCCCGGCTATCACATGCTGATCGACGACGACCGCACAATCGCACTCTCGATCGACTCAAGCGTGCATTATTCACGGCCGTCCATCGACGTGCTGTTCGAATCCGCCGCGCACGTCTACCGCGAGCGGCTGCTCGGCGTCCTGCTGTCGGGCGCGAACGACGACGGCGCGCAGGGACTCCAGGTGATCCGCGCGATGGGCGGCCTCGCGTGGGTGCAGGACCCGCAAACGGCCGTCTCGCCGACGATGCCGCGCGCGGCCATCGCGCTCGGCGCCGCGGACGAAGTGCTTTCTCCAACCCTGATGGCCCGGCGCCTCGCCGGTTTGCCGCCTGACACTAGAACGATGACATGA
- a CDS encoding CheR family methyltransferase encodes MSRFTYDDSPQRLHDFDIELKLLLEAIYLKYQHDFRHYSMSSLRRRLAQALEEFDVTTLSQLQDRIMRSEADFVRLFHYLTVQVSDMFRDPGYFLALRHHVLPVLQTYPSIKVWVAGCSTGEELWSLKILFDEAGLTERTLFYATDINPDALARAEAGIYALDRIAGFTRNYLAAGGTRSLADYYHAAYSGARFAGSLKERVVFADHSLSTDEVFLEAHLVSCRNVLIYFDRGLQDRALGLFRDTLVRRGFLGLGSKESLRFSTQYDAFEEFREHERIYQKR; translated from the coding sequence ATGAGCCGTTTCACGTACGACGATTCGCCGCAACGCCTGCACGATTTCGACATCGAGCTGAAGCTACTGCTGGAAGCGATCTACCTGAAGTACCAGCATGACTTCCGGCATTACTCGATGTCGTCGTTGCGGCGGCGGCTCGCGCAGGCGCTCGAAGAATTCGACGTCACGACGCTGTCGCAACTACAGGACAGGATCATGCGCAGCGAGGCGGACTTCGTGCGGCTGTTCCACTACCTGACGGTGCAGGTCAGCGACATGTTCCGCGACCCGGGCTACTTTCTCGCGCTTCGCCATCATGTGCTGCCCGTGCTGCAAACCTATCCGTCGATCAAGGTGTGGGTGGCCGGCTGCAGCACAGGCGAAGAACTGTGGTCGCTGAAAATCCTATTCGACGAAGCGGGTCTCACCGAACGCACGCTGTTCTACGCGACCGACATCAATCCCGACGCGCTCGCACGCGCCGAAGCGGGCATTTATGCGCTCGACCGCATCGCGGGCTTCACGCGCAACTATCTCGCGGCGGGCGGCACGCGTTCGCTCGCGGACTACTATCACGCGGCATACAGTGGCGCGCGCTTTGCGGGCTCGCTGAAAGAGCGCGTCGTATTTGCGGATCACAGCCTGTCGACGGATGAAGTGTTTCTGGAAGCCCACCTCGTGTCGTGCCGCAATGTTCTGATCTATTTCGATCGCGGCTTGCAGGATCGCGCACTCGGACTGTTCAGGGACACGCTTGTGCGTCGCGGCTTTCTCGGCCTCGGCAGCAAGGAGAGCCTGCGCTTTTCGACGCAGTACGATGCCTTCGAAGAATTTCGCGAGCACGAGCGCATCTATCAGAAACGCTAG
- a CDS encoding response regulator, producing MTAGGAVDPISFRRIIRRNIALPLGLGVVTMGMFIALIAYLVNTISWVEHSERVIGHANEMLRLAVDRESALRGFLITGDEAFLAPYQLGQPRFETEIGSLIEMVSDNPSQADQLKRIRAVQQRWDQFAQQMIDLRRRNLDYTDSVKSGRGKIEFDETRRLFAQFVTVEEALRQQRSSDTRSVTALLVGAFLLVSLSISGVIAWRGRRDLLNLSEAYDGVLGRQAEHAEVLQQQVWLRSGQRLLAEKMVGQSSPPLVGRAILEFLAQYLDVVVAALYVRDRATSSLKRIATYGFSEESEHAARSFRDADSLVGQAAVSRRMLVLHDVPDDYVKVVSGTGMSPPRNLVVLPIDNDGVVNGVVEMGFMRNIAPRDHEFLQLVANSMGDFIEAALYRERLQDALSETQQLNEELQVQQEELRVSNEGLEERGRALVESQARLEAQQAELEQTNVQLEDYAKRLERQKAELLSAQGELAANAARLEQSSRYKSEFLANMSHELRTPLNSSLILARLLQENRTGNLTDEQVRYAETIHASNSDLLVLINDILDLSKVEAGQITIDRELVAVESMLQSLREMFEPMAAAKHLQFSVERAPGVPDMIFTDGQRITQILRNLLSNALKFTERGEVALTVAASDADTLRFDVRDTGIGIAADKLELIFEAFQQADGSTSRNYGGSGLGLSISREFARLLGGRVSVASEPGKGSVFTLWLPLQGSVEAHAHTSPPAAAPQAATPLTRPVSTPTPDAEAMPAPAPAPTAGVHASIADDRDARRHEARLILAIEDDLAFAEILRDLTHELDFDFVHASDATTGLTLVRDMQPTAVLLDVGLPDRSGLTVLEWLKNDPATRHIPIHIVSATDHAEKALHLGAVGYTLKPTARTTLEAAIRRLESRLQQRMKRVLVIEDDAAMRESIRALLQSETTEIVVVATLAGALEKLSSTLFDCVVTDLALPDGTGYDLLEQLAADVTHQAMPVIVYTGRMLSGDEEHRLRRYSKSIIIKGAKSPERLLDEVTLFLHSVESSLAPEQQRMLRTVRQRDNQFEGRTILLAEDDVRNIFALSHVIEPLGASLAIARNGREALETLNSGREVDLVLMDIMMPEMDGLTAISHIRRDSRFAHLPIIALTAKAMAQDRMRCLEAGADDYISKPIDVDKLVSLCRVWLRQR from the coding sequence ATGACCGCTGGCGGCGCTGTCGATCCGATCAGTTTTCGCCGCATCATTCGCCGCAATATCGCGTTGCCGCTCGGGCTCGGCGTCGTCACGATGGGCATGTTCATCGCGTTGATCGCGTACCTCGTGAATACGATCAGCTGGGTTGAGCATTCCGAGCGCGTGATCGGCCACGCAAACGAGATGCTGCGCCTCGCCGTCGATCGCGAGTCTGCGTTGCGCGGCTTTCTCATTACAGGGGACGAGGCCTTCCTCGCGCCGTATCAGCTAGGTCAGCCACGCTTCGAAACGGAGATCGGTTCACTGATAGAGATGGTGTCCGACAACCCGTCGCAAGCCGACCAGCTCAAGCGTATTCGCGCCGTGCAGCAGCGCTGGGACCAGTTCGCGCAACAGATGATCGATCTGCGCCGGCGCAATCTCGACTACACCGACTCCGTGAAGAGCGGGCGCGGAAAGATCGAATTCGACGAAACGCGGCGGCTTTTCGCGCAATTCGTGACCGTCGAAGAAGCGCTGCGCCAGCAGCGCTCCAGCGACACGCGCAGCGTGACAGCCCTTCTCGTCGGTGCATTTCTGCTCGTCAGTCTGTCGATCAGCGGCGTGATTGCGTGGCGCGGGCGGCGCGACCTGCTGAACCTGTCCGAAGCGTATGACGGCGTGCTCGGGCGCCAGGCCGAACACGCGGAAGTGCTGCAGCAACAGGTGTGGCTGCGCTCCGGCCAGCGCCTGCTCGCGGAGAAAATGGTCGGCCAGTCGAGTCCGCCCCTGGTCGGCCGCGCGATCCTCGAATTTCTCGCGCAATATCTCGACGTCGTGGTCGCGGCCCTGTATGTGCGCGACCGCGCAACGAGCAGCCTCAAGCGCATCGCGACCTACGGCTTCAGCGAGGAGAGCGAACACGCCGCGCGCTCGTTTCGCGACGCCGATAGCCTGGTCGGCCAGGCGGCCGTATCGCGCCGGATGCTCGTCTTGCACGACGTCCCCGACGACTACGTGAAAGTCGTGTCCGGCACGGGCATGAGCCCGCCGCGCAACCTCGTCGTGCTGCCGATCGACAACGACGGTGTCGTGAACGGCGTCGTCGAAATGGGCTTCATGCGCAACATCGCGCCGCGCGATCACGAGTTCCTGCAACTGGTCGCCAACAGCATGGGCGACTTCATCGAAGCCGCGCTGTATCGAGAGCGCCTTCAGGACGCACTCTCCGAAACGCAGCAATTGAATGAAGAGCTTCAGGTGCAACAGGAAGAGCTGCGCGTATCAAATGAAGGTCTCGAAGAGCGCGGCCGCGCACTCGTCGAATCGCAAGCGCGGCTCGAAGCGCAACAGGCGGAACTCGAACAGACGAACGTCCAGCTCGAAGATTACGCGAAGCGTCTCGAGCGGCAGAAGGCCGAGCTGCTCAGCGCGCAGGGAGAGCTTGCGGCCAACGCCGCACGGCTGGAGCAGTCGAGCCGCTACAAGTCCGAGTTCCTCGCGAACATGTCGCACGAACTGCGCACGCCGCTGAACAGTTCACTGATTCTCGCGCGCCTGTTGCAGGAGAACCGCACGGGCAATCTGACCGACGAGCAAGTGCGCTACGCGGAAACGATTCATGCATCGAACAGCGATTTGCTGGTGCTGATCAACGACATTCTCGATCTGTCGAAAGTGGAAGCCGGGCAGATCACGATCGACCGCGAGCTCGTGGCCGTCGAATCGATGCTGCAATCGCTGCGCGAAATGTTCGAGCCGATGGCTGCTGCGAAGCATTTGCAATTTTCGGTCGAGCGTGCGCCGGGCGTGCCCGACATGATCTTCACCGATGGTCAGCGCATCACGCAGATCTTGCGCAACCTGTTGTCGAACGCGCTGAAGTTCACCGAGCGCGGCGAAGTCGCGCTGACGGTCGCAGCCAGCGACGCGGACACGCTGCGCTTCGACGTGCGCGACACGGGCATCGGCATTGCCGCCGACAAGCTCGAACTGATCTTCGAAGCGTTCCAGCAGGCCGACGGCTCGACGAGCCGCAACTACGGTGGCAGCGGCCTTGGCCTGTCGATCTCGCGCGAGTTTGCGCGGCTGCTCGGCGGACGTGTGAGCGTGGCAAGCGAGCCCGGCAAAGGCAGCGTGTTCACGCTCTGGCTGCCGCTGCAAGGGTCGGTCGAAGCGCACGCGCACACTTCGCCACCCGCTGCGGCACCGCAAGCCGCCACGCCCCTGACGCGGCCCGTCAGCACGCCGACGCCCGATGCCGAAGCTATGCCAGCGCCCGCGCCCGCGCCGACGGCCGGCGTGCACGCGTCGATCGCCGACGACCGCGACGCGCGCCGCCATGAAGCGCGCCTGATTCTCGCGATCGAAGACGACCTCGCGTTCGCCGAGATCCTGCGCGATCTCACGCATGAACTCGACTTCGACTTCGTCCACGCCAGCGACGCGACAACGGGCCTGACGCTCGTGCGCGACATGCAGCCGACAGCCGTTTTGCTCGATGTCGGCCTGCCCGACCGCTCGGGGCTGACGGTGCTCGAATGGCTGAAGAACGATCCCGCCACGCGTCATATCCCGATTCACATCGTCTCGGCGACGGATCACGCCGAGAAAGCGCTGCATCTGGGCGCAGTCGGCTACACGCTGAAACCGACTGCGCGCACTACGCTCGAAGCCGCGATCCGGCGGCTCGAAAGCCGCCTGCAACAGCGCATGAAGCGCGTGCTGGTGATCGAGGACGACGCGGCGATGCGTGAAAGCATCCGCGCACTGCTGCAGAGCGAGACTACGGAAATCGTCGTTGTCGCGACGCTGGCGGGCGCGCTCGAAAAGCTGTCGTCGACGCTGTTCGATTGCGTCGTGACGGACCTCGCGCTGCCCGACGGCACGGGCTACGATCTGCTCGAACAGCTTGCCGCCGACGTCACGCATCAGGCGATGCCCGTCATCGTCTACACGGGCCGCATGCTGTCGGGCGATGAAGAGCACCGGCTCCGGCGCTACTCGAAATCGATCATCATCAAGGGTGCAAAGTCGCCTGAACGTCTGCTGGATGAAGTAACGCTGTTCCTGCATAGCGTCGAGTCGTCGCTTGCGCCGGAGCAGCAGCGCATGCTGCGCACGGTGCGGCAGCGGGACAACCAGTTCGAAGGGCGCACCATCCTGCTCGCGGAAGACGACGTGCGCAACATCTTCGCGCTGTCGCACGTGATCGAGCCGCTGGGTGCCTCGCTCGCAATCGCGCGCAACGGACGCGAGGCGCTCGAAACGCTGAACAGCGGACGCGAGGTGGATCTCGTGCTGATGGACATCATGATGCCGGAGATGGATGGTCTGACGGCGATCTCGCACATTCGCCGCGATTCACGCTTTGCGCATCTGCCCATCATCGCGCTGACGGCGAAGGCGATGGCGCAAGACCGCATGCGCTGCCTCGAAGCCGGCGCCGACGACTACATCTCGAAGCCGATCGACGTCGACAAGCTGGTTTCGCTGTGCCGCGTGTGGCTGCGGCAGCGCTAG
- a CDS encoding DUF4148 domain-containing protein, with the protein MRIARKLIVLLASASLGIGAAAPAFAQNTDASGGTDATGAAASAAKPTKQQRKQAHKEARAKKNAELKKLEDAGYQPARANDPNYPQDLQDAQKKAGIGTGASQ; encoded by the coding sequence ATGCGTATCGCCAGAAAACTGATCGTCCTTCTCGCCTCGGCCTCGCTAGGTATCGGCGCAGCCGCGCCAGCCTTCGCGCAAAACACCGACGCGTCGGGCGGCACGGATGCAACGGGCGCCGCCGCGTCCGCGGCGAAGCCGACCAAGCAGCAGCGCAAGCAGGCTCACAAGGAAGCACGCGCGAAGAAGAACGCCGAACTCAAGAAACTCGAAGACGCCGGTTACCAGCCCGCCCGCGCCAACGATCCGAACTACCCGCAGGATTTGCAAGACGCGCAGAAAAAAGCGGGTATCGGAACGGGCGCGAGCCAGTAG
- a CDS encoding asparaginase, with protein sequence MSVAATVYRGDVVENTHSAHVAVVDTDGGLLYASGNPSRFTLVRSAAKPAQALAVVETGALERFGFDDADLALMCASHSSEARHIERARSMLAKSQATEHDLRCGGHPPISDAVYREWIKRDFVPGAVCSNCSGKHAGMLAGARALGVALADYHLPEHPLQQRVKRVVAQACDLPDEGVQWAVDGCNLPTPAFPLDRLARLYMKLARAADGYASADVQRDAALARIYRAMTEHPEMVAGEGRFCTALMSAFKGALVGKLGADASYAIGVRASAQTAKLGAKGALGIAVKVEDGNTSILYAIVADLLTKLGIGGEAEHRALDAFRLRTMRNTVGLETGRVKVAVNLVKAN encoded by the coding sequence ATGTCCGTTGCTGCAACCGTCTATCGCGGCGATGTCGTCGAGAACACGCATAGCGCGCACGTAGCCGTCGTCGATACGGATGGGGGACTGCTGTATGCGAGCGGCAACCCGTCGCGCTTCACGCTCGTCCGCTCGGCGGCCAAGCCTGCGCAGGCGCTCGCCGTCGTTGAGACAGGCGCGCTCGAACGTTTCGGATTCGATGACGCAGATCTCGCGCTGATGTGCGCCTCGCATAGCAGCGAAGCGCGGCATATCGAGCGCGCGCGCAGCATGCTCGCGAAGTCGCAGGCCACCGAGCACGACTTGCGTTGCGGCGGCCATCCGCCCATTTCCGATGCCGTCTACCGCGAGTGGATCAAACGCGATTTCGTGCCGGGCGCCGTGTGCAGCAACTGTTCGGGCAAGCATGCGGGGATGCTGGCGGGCGCGCGGGCGCTTGGGGTGGCGCTCGCCGACTATCATCTGCCGGAGCATCCGTTGCAGCAGCGTGTGAAGCGCGTGGTTGCACAAGCGTGCGATCTTCCCGACGAAGGCGTGCAGTGGGCTGTCGATGGCTGCAATCTGCCGACGCCCGCGTTCCCGCTCGATCGCCTGGCGCGTCTTTACATGAAGCTCGCGCGTGCCGCCGACGGATATGCTTCGGCCGATGTGCAGCGCGACGCGGCGCTCGCGCGCATCTATCGCGCGATGACCGAGCATCCGGAGATGGTCGCGGGCGAGGGACGCTTCTGCACGGCCCTGATGAGCGCATTCAAAGGCGCGCTGGTCGGCAAGCTCGGCGCGGATGCGAGCTACGCGATCGGCGTGCGCGCGTCGGCGCAAACGGCGAAGCTCGGCGCGAAAGGCGCGCTCGGCATTGCGGTGAAAGTGGAAGACGGCAACACCTCGATCCTCTATGCGATCGTCGCCGACCTGCTGACAAAGCTCGGCATCGGCGGCGAAGCCGAACACCGTGCGCTCGACGCGTTCCGTCTGCGCACGATGCGCAATACGGTCGGCCTCGAAACCGGACGCGTAAAAGTGGCCGTGAATCTCGTCAAGGCGAATTAA